From one Deinococcus aetherius genomic stretch:
- a CDS encoding FAD-dependent oxidoreductase: protein MQQVSKVLIVGGGIAGLVAASMLRDRGIGVDMVEMNRAWNAYGVGIIQQGNVVRAMAQAGLLDRYLGAGFPFEDVEFYSPDGVRRARIPGERLAGAEYPANMGVRRSTLHETLKEAALEKGTNVRLGVTVEDFDQHEGHVDVTFTDGSTGPYDLVIGADGAYSKVRKLLFGDGYRPHFVGQSVWRHNFPRTPDNDALQTFRDTRGNSAGLVPLSENLMYLYVTTKEPGNPFHPKEELANLMRDRLQHFVGRIAELRGQITDPSEVVYRPMEVTFIDGDWFRGRVLLIGDAAHTTTPHMGQGAGMAIEDAVVLSTLLEKDQPLAQTLREFMDRRFARAKYVQDQSLLICRAEMENDPTFNHPRVIGEMLHYTAQPI, encoded by the coding sequence ATGCAACAGGTCAGTAAGGTCCTGATCGTGGGCGGGGGCATCGCCGGGCTGGTCGCGGCCTCCATGCTGCGTGACCGGGGCATCGGCGTGGACATGGTGGAGATGAACCGGGCCTGGAACGCCTACGGGGTGGGCATCATCCAGCAGGGCAACGTGGTGCGGGCGATGGCGCAGGCGGGCCTGCTCGACCGCTACCTGGGCGCGGGCTTCCCCTTCGAGGACGTGGAGTTCTACAGCCCCGACGGGGTGAGGCGGGCCCGCATCCCCGGCGAGCGCCTGGCCGGGGCCGAGTACCCCGCCAACATGGGCGTGCGCCGCTCCACCCTGCACGAGACGCTGAAGGAGGCCGCGCTGGAAAAGGGGACGAACGTGCGGCTGGGCGTGACGGTGGAGGACTTCGACCAGCACGAGGGGCATGTGGACGTGACCTTCACCGACGGCTCGACCGGGCCTTACGACCTCGTGATCGGGGCCGACGGGGCGTACTCCAAGGTCAGGAAGCTGCTGTTCGGGGACGGGTACCGTCCTCACTTCGTGGGTCAGTCGGTGTGGCGGCACAACTTCCCGCGAACGCCGGACAACGACGCCTTGCAGACCTTCCGGGACACCCGGGGCAACTCGGCGGGCCTGGTGCCGCTCTCCGAGAACCTGATGTACCTGTACGTGACCACCAAGGAGCCGGGCAACCCCTTCCACCCGAAGGAGGAACTGGCGAACCTGATGCGCGACCGCCTCCAGCACTTCGTCGGACGTATCGCCGAGTTGCGGGGGCAGATCACCGACCCCTCGGAGGTGGTCTACCGCCCGATGGAGGTGACCTTCATCGACGGGGACTGGTTCAGGGGCCGGGTGCTGTTGATCGGGGACGCCGCGCATACCACCACGCCGCACATGGGTCAGGGGGCGGGCATGGCGATTGAGGACGCGGTGGTGCTGAGTACCCTGCTGGAAAAGGACCAGCCGCTCGCGCAGACGCTGCGGGAGTTCATGGACCGCCGCTTCGCCCGGGCGAAGTACGTGCAGGATCAGTCGCTGCTGATCTGCCGGGCCGAGATGGAGAACGACCCGACCTTCAACCACCCCAGGGTCATCGGGGAGATGCTGCACTACACCGCGCAACCGATATGA
- a CDS encoding FAD-dependent oxidoreductase — protein sequence MFNEENRGKRVAVIGAGPGGLSAGLALHNAGYEVRVFERNPVIKPMGGAILLNTSVLMCLRNMGVDITDLGVTARTEMCNKDGRLRVDMPFSPEVEHYSGIPGWNYGLFRAQLYERMLAHIPPELLVPGHELQDLDFVDNEVRLIFTDGTHAAADLIVGADGIRSVVSRKLWGDPELFPLNLTVNLGFTAVQGIDRSVGRMFFSDRVQFGYHPMKRDGVDAFEWWCVEAWPAGKPFEGSRKEHIRDLTRGFADPVPRIVESCAGDDDIYRWEIWNRPRLKKWSKGRATLLGDAVHPASPYAAYGAGLAIEDGYFLAKTLGGRDLTDRIRLDDLLEGYEAQREAYTYGVIKNAQNMGNLFHHAPPLVRRVRDFVFDHSRVPGKVIRDGYLRDTEAHVRKV from the coding sequence ATGTTCAACGAGGAGAACAGGGGCAAGCGGGTCGCGGTGATCGGTGCCGGGCCGGGCGGCCTCTCCGCCGGGCTGGCCCTCCACAACGCCGGGTACGAGGTCCGGGTGTTCGAGCGCAACCCGGTCATCAAGCCGATGGGCGGGGCAATCCTGCTGAACACGTCCGTGCTGATGTGCCTGAGGAATATGGGCGTGGACATCACCGACCTCGGCGTGACGGCCAGGACCGAGATGTGCAACAAGGACGGCAGGCTGCGGGTGGACATGCCCTTCAGCCCGGAGGTCGAGCACTACTCCGGCATCCCCGGCTGGAACTACGGCCTGTTCCGCGCCCAGCTCTACGAGCGCATGCTGGCGCACATCCCCCCCGAACTCCTCGTCCCCGGCCACGAGTTGCAGGACCTCGATTTCGTGGACAACGAGGTGCGACTGATCTTCACGGACGGAACCCATGCCGCCGCCGATCTCATCGTGGGGGCCGACGGCATCCGCTCGGTGGTTTCCCGGAAGCTGTGGGGGGACCCCGAACTCTTCCCGCTGAACCTCACCGTCAATCTGGGCTTCACCGCCGTGCAGGGGATCGACCGCTCGGTGGGCAGGATGTTCTTCTCCGACCGGGTGCAGTTCGGCTACCACCCCATGAAGCGGGACGGCGTGGACGCCTTCGAGTGGTGGTGCGTGGAGGCGTGGCCCGCCGGGAAACCCTTCGAGGGCAGCCGCAAGGAGCACATCCGCGACCTGACACGGGGCTTTGCCGATCCCGTCCCCCGAATTGTGGAGTCCTGCGCGGGGGACGACGACATCTACCGCTGGGAAATCTGGAACCGGCCCCGCCTGAAGAAGTGGTCGAAGGGCCGCGCGACGCTGCTGGGGGACGCGGTGCACCCCGCCTCGCCCTATGCGGCTTACGGCGCCGGTCTCGCCATCGAGGACGGGTACTTCCTGGCGAAGACGCTGGGAGGGCGTGACCTGACCGACCGGATTCGTCTCGACGACCTGTTGGAGGGGTACGAGGCCCAGCGCGAGGCGTACACGTACGGCGTCATCAAGAACGCGCAGAACATGGGGAACCTGTTCCATCACGCCCCACCCCTCGTCCGCAGGGTGCGGGATTTCGTCTTCGACCACAGCCGCGTGCCGGGGAAGGTCATTCGGGACGGCTACCTGCGGGATACGGAAGCGCACGTCCGCAAGGTGTAA
- a CDS encoding alpha/beta hydrolase family protein — translation MFEYFPKNYVWNLAINLAMEMGAKIGELDEMCRPLLEVSQRGDDEGTRMFLQSWERMGDKLIGQAWEDEARGRLISAGTKLGRAAIYLLTAERMQARDYEPRKALYAKFQDCFQRGVRLAHENCERIEIPYEGAHLAGLYVRAEGVDGPAPILVQINGLDSTKEMLYRVGLPQHLAKRGISSLCIDQPGTGEALRLHGLTARYDSEAWASKVVDYLETRDDIDPRRIGLQGVSLGGYYAPRAVAFEPRFALGAVWGANHNWGEVQLARLNREGERPVPHYWEHVQWVWGTGSMDEFMELIPKITLDGVLDRIQVPFLVTHGEQDRQIPLKYAYQTYEQLVNSPDRELKIFTEKEGGVQHSSVDNSAYGLDYISDWVAERLGGHTA, via the coding sequence ATGTTCGAATACTTCCCCAAGAACTACGTCTGGAACCTCGCCATCAACCTGGCGATGGAGATGGGCGCCAAAATCGGCGAACTCGACGAGATGTGCCGCCCCCTCCTCGAAGTCTCGCAGCGCGGCGACGACGAGGGCACGCGGATGTTCCTCCAGTCCTGGGAACGGATGGGCGACAAGCTGATCGGTCAGGCGTGGGAGGACGAGGCGCGGGGTCGCCTGATCAGTGCCGGGACCAAGCTGGGCCGCGCCGCCATCTATCTGCTGACTGCCGAGCGGATGCAGGCCAGGGACTACGAGCCCCGCAAGGCGCTCTACGCCAAGTTCCAGGACTGCTTCCAGCGCGGCGTGCGGCTGGCTCACGAAAACTGCGAACGCATCGAGATTCCTTATGAGGGGGCGCACCTCGCGGGGCTGTACGTCCGGGCGGAAGGCGTGGACGGCCCCGCGCCCATTCTCGTGCAGATCAACGGCCTGGACAGTACCAAGGAGATGCTGTACCGCGTCGGTTTGCCGCAGCACCTCGCCAAGCGGGGCATTTCCTCCCTGTGTATCGACCAGCCCGGCACCGGGGAAGCCCTGCGCCTGCACGGCCTGACCGCCCGCTACGACTCGGAGGCGTGGGCGAGCAAGGTCGTGGACTATCTGGAAACGCGGGACGACATCGACCCCAGACGGATCGGGTTGCAGGGCGTCTCACTGGGCGGGTACTACGCGCCGCGCGCCGTGGCCTTCGAGCCCCGTTTCGCCCTCGGGGCCGTGTGGGGGGCGAACCACAACTGGGGCGAGGTGCAACTCGCCCGCCTCAACCGCGAGGGCGAGCGTCCGGTGCCGCACTACTGGGAGCATGTGCAGTGGGTGTGGGGCACGGGCAGCATGGACGAATTCATGGAATTGATTCCCAAGATTACGCTCGACGGGGTGCTGGACCGCATCCAGGTCCCCTTCCTCGTCACGCACGGGGAGCAGGACCGCCAGATTCCGCTGAAGTACGCCTACCAGACCTACGAGCAATTGGTGAACAGCCCGGACCGGGAGCTGAAAATCTTCACCGAGAAGGAAGGCGGCGTCCAGCACAGCAGCGTGGACAACAGCGCGTACGGGCTGGACTACATCTCGGACTGGGTGGCCGAGCGGCTGGGCGGACATACCGCCTGA
- a CDS encoding fumarylacetoacetate hydrolase family protein: protein MRIARISIPTPDGPQARIVVQATRESPLVDVRRHYGLALQRRGATPQAALALAGQVVPGSLAAALTHGDLFLDILHAAAHDTSGDAVAGEGALLAPIDPATFRDFLAFEEHIVNASSRSGGTVDPVVYELPISYLGSAPAFIGPEDEMPWPTYARSRMDYELELGIVIARGGRNILPGEADAHILGFTVLNDFSARDIQFREMKGRLGPSKGKHFASACGPVIVTPDELDPHSLRMTARVNGEVWSQGSTATLMWRVQEMVAWASASEPLVAGSLLGSGTVGRGCGMELGREVRPGDVVELDIEGIGVLRNRIGHPDGQGWTPTPRQAVLTGD, encoded by the coding sequence ATGCGCATCGCCCGAATCTCCATCCCAACGCCCGACGGGCCCCAGGCACGGATCGTCGTCCAGGCGACCCGCGAGTCCCCCCTCGTCGACGTGCGCCGCCACTACGGCCTCGCCTTGCAGCGCCGGGGCGCCACCCCACAGGCCGCCCTCGCTCTGGCCGGTCAGGTCGTGCCGGGGAGCCTCGCCGCCGCCCTGACCCACGGTGACCTCTTCCTCGACATCCTGCACGCCGCCGCCCACGATACGAGTGGGGACGCCGTGGCTGGGGAGGGAGCCCTGCTCGCCCCCATCGACCCTGCCACCTTTCGGGACTTCCTCGCCTTCGAGGAGCACATCGTCAACGCCTCCAGCCGCAGCGGCGGTACGGTCGATCCGGTGGTGTACGAACTCCCCATCTCCTACCTCGGCAGCGCCCCCGCCTTCATCGGGCCGGAGGACGAGATGCCCTGGCCGACGTACGCGCGGTCCCGGATGGACTACGAACTCGAACTGGGCATTGTCATTGCTCGTGGTGGGCGCAACATCCTCCCCGGGGAGGCGGACGCGCACATCCTGGGCTTCACCGTCCTGAACGATTTCTCCGCGCGTGACATCCAGTTCCGGGAGATGAAGGGCCGCCTCGGCCCGTCGAAGGGCAAGCATTTCGCCTCGGCCTGCGGCCCGGTCATCGTCACGCCCGACGAACTCGACCCGCACAGCCTGCGCATGACCGCCCGGGTGAACGGCGAGGTCTGGTCGCAGGGGAGCACCGCCACCCTGATGTGGAGGGTGCAGGAGATGGTCGCGTGGGCCAGCGCGAGCGAGCCGCTCGTGGCCGGGTCCCTGCTGGGCAGCGGCACGGTGGGGCGCGGGTGCGGCATGGAACTCGGGCGCGAGGTCAGGCCCGGCGACGTGGTGGAACTCGACATCGAGGGCATCGGGGTGCTGCGAAACCGCATCGGCCACCCGGACGGGCAGGGCTGGACGCCCACGCCCCGGCAGGCCGTCCTGACCGGGGACTGA
- a CDS encoding cyclase family protein: MRIVDLSVPIQESPPGVPEFQRVSITYSGNAQGGAEIEKMFGVSRELLRDGEGWATETFTNFGTHSSTHVDAPLHYNSTIGGKPAQSIDQLPLEWFFAPGVVLDFRHKADGDAITAEEVQAELERVVHTLQERDIVLIHTGRDEFYGQPDYWLRGPGVSAEATRWLFGQGVRVMGIDAWGWDRPLDRQAAEAREHNAPGVFWAAHQVDLPYSQIERLANLGALPPTGFQVACFPLRLVGGSAAPARVVAILN, translated from the coding sequence ATGCGTATCGTTGACCTGTCCGTCCCCATCCAGGAGTCCCCGCCCGGCGTGCCCGAGTTCCAGCGGGTGAGCATCACCTACAGCGGCAACGCGCAGGGCGGCGCCGAGATCGAGAAGATGTTCGGCGTGTCCCGCGAGCTGCTGCGAGACGGCGAGGGCTGGGCCACCGAGACCTTCACCAACTTCGGCACCCACTCGAGCACCCACGTGGACGCGCCGCTGCACTACAACTCCACCATTGGGGGTAAGCCCGCCCAGAGCATCGACCAGCTTCCGCTGGAGTGGTTCTTCGCGCCCGGCGTGGTGCTCGACTTCCGGCACAAGGCGGACGGGGACGCGATCACGGCGGAGGAGGTGCAGGCGGAACTGGAGCGCGTCGTCCACACGCTGCAGGAACGGGACATCGTGCTGATCCACACCGGGCGCGACGAGTTCTACGGCCAGCCCGACTACTGGCTGCGTGGTCCCGGGGTGAGCGCCGAGGCGACCCGCTGGCTCTTCGGGCAGGGCGTGCGGGTCATGGGCATCGACGCCTGGGGCTGGGACCGTCCGCTCGACCGGCAGGCGGCCGAGGCCCGCGAGCACAACGCCCCCGGCGTCTTCTGGGCCGCCCATCAGGTGGACCTTCCCTACTCGCAGATCGAGCGCCTCGCCAACCTCGGCGCCCTGCCGCCCACCGGGTTCCAGGTGGCCTGCTTCCCCCTGCGGCTGGTCGGCGGGAGCGCCGCGCCCGCCCGCGTCGTCGCCATCCTGAACTGA
- a CDS encoding VOC family protein, which yields MIQLLSHLAHLEVTTPDLDASVRFYEERMGMREVERDGNSVFLRCWGDYYTYSLVVTRGEGPGLAHMAWRTSSPEALEEAVRHVEASGVRGEWREAQHRHGRAYRFTGPYGHVMELFWEVEKHRAEGQHQSQYPDRPSRRTNHGVAPRFLDHVTVSASDVKGFAKWYSETLGFRIMAYTSLDEAPVTVFAVLTTNEKSHDLGVVLDGSGVPGRVNHIAFWVDTREEHLVAADVLLESGTPIEYGPSIHGIGEQTYLYFREPSGLRIELNTGGYRNYVPDWEPYDWKPSHGSASFYKNASMPHSMTESFPPAPGISATEEGALRGTEDELAAVIQNPYAKQGRG from the coding sequence ATGATCCAGTTGCTGTCCCACCTTGCCCACCTGGAAGTCACCACCCCCGACCTCGACGCCTCCGTGCGCTTCTACGAGGAGAGAATGGGGATGCGGGAAGTCGAGCGCGACGGCAATTCCGTGTTCCTGCGCTGCTGGGGCGACTATTACACCTACAGCCTGGTCGTGACCCGGGGCGAGGGGCCCGGTCTCGCCCACATGGCGTGGCGCACGAGCAGCCCCGAGGCGCTGGAGGAGGCCGTCCGCCATGTGGAGGCGAGCGGCGTGCGGGGCGAGTGGCGTGAGGCGCAGCACCGCCACGGCCGCGCCTACCGCTTCACCGGCCCCTACGGGCACGTCATGGAACTGTTCTGGGAGGTCGAGAAGCACAGGGCCGAAGGCCAGCATCAGTCCCAGTACCCCGACCGTCCGTCGCGGCGCACCAACCACGGCGTCGCCCCGCGCTTCCTCGACCATGTGACCGTCAGCGCCAGCGACGTGAAGGGATTTGCGAAGTGGTACAGCGAGACGCTGGGCTTCCGCATCATGGCCTACACCTCGCTGGACGAGGCGCCCGTCACAGTGTTCGCCGTCCTGACTACCAACGAGAAGTCGCACGACCTCGGCGTGGTGCTCGACGGTTCGGGCGTGCCGGGCCGTGTTAACCACATCGCCTTCTGGGTGGACACGCGCGAAGAACACCTCGTCGCCGCCGACGTGCTGCTGGAGAGCGGCACGCCCATCGAGTACGGCCCCTCGATCCACGGCATCGGGGAGCAGACCTACCTGTACTTCCGCGAGCCGAGCGGCCTGCGGATCGAGTTGAACACCGGGGGTTACCGCAACTACGTGCCCGACTGGGAGCCCTACGATTGGAAACCCTCCCACGGCTCGGCCAGCTTCTACAAGAACGCCTCCATGCCGCACTCCATGACCGAGAGCTTCCCGCCCGCCCCCGGGATCAGCGCCACCGAGGAAGGCGCCCTGCGCGGCACCGAGGACGAACTCGCCGCCGTGATCCAGAACCCCTACGCCAAACAGGGACGCGGCTGA
- a CDS encoding GMC oxidoreductase produces MATPHETDVLIVGSGPIGATFARVLSERSPQTGVLLIDAGPQLTSRPGLHVKNIPDPAERERAQVRSQGPTQYVYGTPTPAQRTEAGEEAGEGAPTRPGLLARPGTFLVGSPEMPAAAMSTNVGGMGAHWTCACPPPGNTERIGFIPEEEWRAAFDEANRILGVTQRAYPDTDAARAIRRALMDAFGKRLNPERPVQPMPLAARTEGDERRWAGVDAVLGPLAEEGHGANFTLRAETLCRRLTVEGDRVTGAILEHLPTGERYEVRARVIVVAADALRTPQLLWASGIRPPALGRYLNDQPQVIGAVQLNPALLPENAGPAAGGVSWVPFHSPEHPYHGQVMELEASPIPIPVEHDTGTPVVGLGWFCAREVRHEDHVTFSESETDYLGLPRMTVHHTLTPADETVIEQARAEVELAIRILGRPLTNDRPFLLPSGSSLHYQGTVRMGERDDGQSVCDGHSRVWGYRNLFVGGNGVIPTSTACNPTITSVALAVRASEGIASLLAERPGERVAG; encoded by the coding sequence ATGGCGACGCCCCATGAAACGGATGTGCTGATCGTCGGCAGCGGGCCGATAGGGGCCACCTTCGCCCGGGTGCTGTCCGAACGCTCGCCGCAGACGGGCGTGCTGTTGATCGACGCCGGGCCGCAACTCACCTCCCGCCCCGGCCTGCACGTCAAGAACATCCCCGATCCCGCCGAGCGCGAGCGGGCGCAGGTACGCTCCCAGGGGCCGACCCAGTACGTTTACGGCACGCCGACGCCTGCCCAGCGGACCGAGGCGGGGGAGGAAGCGGGCGAAGGGGCGCCCACGCGGCCCGGCTTGCTCGCCCGCCCCGGCACCTTCCTGGTGGGCAGCCCGGAGATGCCCGCCGCCGCCATGTCCACCAACGTCGGCGGCATGGGCGCGCACTGGACCTGCGCCTGCCCCCCTCCCGGGAATACGGAGCGCATCGGATTCATCCCCGAGGAGGAGTGGCGCGCGGCCTTTGACGAGGCCAACCGAATCCTCGGCGTGACGCAGCGGGCTTACCCCGACACCGACGCGGCGCGGGCGATCCGGAGGGCGCTGATGGACGCCTTCGGGAAGAGGCTCAACCCTGAGCGGCCCGTTCAGCCCATGCCCCTCGCGGCGCGGACGGAGGGCGACGAGCGGCGCTGGGCGGGCGTGGACGCGGTGCTGGGACCGCTGGCGGAGGAGGGGCACGGGGCCAACTTCACCCTCCGGGCTGAAACGCTCTGCCGCCGCCTAACGGTGGAAGGCGACCGGGTGACGGGTGCCATCCTCGAACATCTCCCCACGGGAGAGCGGTACGAGGTGCGGGCGCGGGTGATCGTGGTGGCCGCCGACGCGCTGCGAACCCCGCAACTGTTGTGGGCGTCGGGCATCCGGCCCCCGGCGCTGGGCCGCTACCTCAACGACCAGCCGCAGGTGATCGGCGCGGTGCAACTGAACCCGGCGCTCCTGCCCGAGAACGCGGGTCCGGCGGCGGGCGGCGTGTCCTGGGTGCCCTTCCACTCGCCCGAGCACCCGTACCACGGTCAGGTGATGGAGCTGGAAGCCTCCCCCATCCCCATCCCCGTCGAGCACGACACCGGCACGCCCGTCGTCGGCCTGGGCTGGTTCTGCGCCAGGGAGGTGCGGCACGAGGACCACGTCACCTTCTCGGAGAGCGAGACGGACTACCTGGGGCTCCCGCGCATGACCGTTCACCACACCCTGACCCCCGCCGACGAGACCGTGATCGAGCAGGCGAGGGCCGAGGTCGAACTGGCGATCCGCATCCTGGGACGACCGCTCACGAACGACCGCCCGTTCCTGCTGCCCTCCGGGAGTTCGCTGCACTACCAGGGCACCGTCCGCATGGGCGAGCGTGACGACGGGCAGTCCGTCTGCGACGGCCACTCGCGGGTCTGGGGCTACCGCAACCTGTTCGTGGGGGGCAACGGCGTGATTCCCACCTCGACCGCCTGCAACCCCACGATCACCAGCGTGGCCCTCGCCGTGCGGGCCTCCGAGGGGATCGCCTCCTTGCTGGCGGAGCGTCCCGGGGAGCGTGTGGCGGGGTAA
- a CDS encoding C-glycoside deglycosidase beta subunit domain-containing protein: MFDKYIVVEDTLKRVPGGVQFGVRLPYYRGLGLSMVETMDVTVDGERVPEEHLEVTLGDRTVSFEKRDDETDTIWNFGEVVTVTARLPHELGPGEHQVGVNFGLRISYFPVPMVGQDAKTLKLVN; this comes from the coding sequence ATGTTTGACAAGTACATCGTCGTCGAGGACACCCTGAAGCGTGTTCCGGGGGGAGTGCAGTTCGGCGTGCGGCTGCCCTACTACCGGGGCCTGGGCCTCTCGATGGTCGAGACGATGGACGTGACGGTGGACGGTGAGCGTGTGCCGGAAGAGCACCTTGAGGTCACGCTGGGGGACAGGACGGTCTCGTTCGAGAAGCGCGACGACGAGACCGACACCATCTGGAACTTCGGGGAAGTCGTCACCGTCACTGCGCGGCTGCCGCACGAACTGGGCCCCGGCGAACATCAGGTCGGGGTGAACTTCGGGCTGCGCATCTCGTACTTCCCCGTCCCGATGGTCGGGCAGGACGCCAAGACGCTGAAGCTGGTGAATTGA
- a CDS encoding sugar phosphate isomerase/epimerase family protein yields MTQPAQIKRGVSLYSFQEEFFLRKMTLEDCVAACASMGAYGIESLAEQMMPGFPNLDDAFYDGWHAMMARYGTVSVCHDMFLDTKKFRGRLMTLDEQVESFVRDIRHASRLGCTVIRVLNFVSPELMEKVLPYAEEYNMRLGLEIHAPMHFEHPWVLRHIEFMDRLGSPLLGFIPDMGIFTKHFPPVMAERLVRQGATPHIIDYIKEQYDRRVLAEYVVGDVRNMGGNPVDIRAAEMLRHNNWSNPRRLLEHMDRIFHVHAKFYEMDEEDRETSLGYEEVIPVLKEGGYSGYLASEYEGNRHIQDAFEVDSVEQVRRHQRMLARLIGEREVAHV; encoded by the coding sequence ATGACACAGCCTGCACAGATCAAACGCGGCGTGAGCCTCTACAGCTTCCAGGAGGAGTTTTTCCTGCGGAAGATGACCCTCGAAGACTGCGTGGCCGCCTGTGCCAGCATGGGTGCCTACGGCATCGAGTCGCTGGCCGAGCAGATGATGCCGGGGTTTCCCAACCTGGACGACGCCTTTTACGACGGCTGGCACGCGATGATGGCGAGGTACGGCACCGTGTCCGTCTGCCACGACATGTTCCTCGACACCAAGAAGTTCAGGGGCCGCCTGATGACGCTGGACGAGCAGGTCGAGTCCTTCGTGCGCGACATCAGGCACGCGAGCCGCCTGGGCTGCACGGTGATCCGGGTGCTGAACTTCGTGTCGCCCGAGTTGATGGAAAAGGTCTTGCCGTACGCCGAGGAGTACAACATGCGGCTGGGGCTGGAGATTCACGCCCCGATGCACTTCGAGCATCCCTGGGTGCTGCGGCACATCGAGTTCATGGACCGGCTGGGGTCGCCGCTGCTGGGCTTCATCCCCGACATGGGCATCTTCACCAAGCACTTCCCGCCCGTGATGGCAGAGCGGCTGGTGCGGCAGGGCGCCACGCCGCACATCATCGACTACATCAAGGAGCAGTACGACCGCCGGGTGCTGGCCGAGTACGTGGTCGGCGACGTGCGGAACATGGGCGGCAACCCGGTGGACATCCGCGCCGCCGAGATGCTGCGGCACAACAACTGGTCGAACCCGAGGCGGCTCCTCGAACACATGGACCGCATCTTCCACGTCCACGCCAAGTTCTACGAGATGGACGAGGAGGACCGCGAGACCAGCCTGGGGTACGAGGAAGTGATTCCCGTGTTGAAAGAGGGCGGCTACAGCGGTTACCTCGCCAGCGAGTACGAGGGCAACCGGCACATCCAGGACGCCTTCGAGGTGGACAGCGTGGAGCAGGTGCGCCGCCACCAGCGGATGCTCGCCCGCCTGATCGGGGAGCGGGAGGTCGCCCATGTTTGA
- a CDS encoding carbohydrate ABC transporter permease encodes MRRRHSGPLAREVGLWVLALIWSIPFFFLIVVSVKPTAELFSSALQLPSRIDLGSYAGAWQSGHLGSALVSSLVITGGSVLGIVALSSVAAYTLARREGRIAVIMGLLFLIGIVLPSQLGLIPIYSLFKKLHLLGTYTGLILLNVSTWLPLAVFLYTGFLRQLSHEYEEAAQIDGASVWYTFLHVVFPLLRPVTGTVAILSGILIWNDFFNPLVFLSGTGKTPLPVAVYSFVGNYATQWNYVFAAVAIALVPALLFFIFAQRQLIQGFSGGVKG; translated from the coding sequence ATGAGGCGCCGCCACAGTGGGCCCCTCGCCCGCGAAGTCGGGCTGTGGGTCCTCGCCCTGATCTGGAGCATTCCCTTCTTCTTCCTGATCGTGGTTTCGGTCAAGCCGACCGCCGAACTCTTCTCCTCGGCCCTCCAGCTTCCCAGCCGCATCGACCTGGGGAGCTATGCCGGGGCCTGGCAGAGCGGGCACCTGGGCTCGGCGCTCGTGAGCAGCCTGGTCATCACGGGCGGCAGCGTGCTGGGCATCGTGGCCCTCAGCTCCGTTGCGGCCTACACGCTCGCGCGGCGGGAGGGGCGCATCGCCGTCATCATGGGCCTGCTCTTCCTGATCGGCATCGTGCTGCCCTCGCAACTGGGGCTGATCCCGATCTACTCGCTCTTCAAGAAGTTGCACCTGCTGGGCACCTACACCGGGCTGATCCTGCTGAACGTCTCCACCTGGCTGCCGCTGGCGGTCTTCCTGTACACCGGCTTTCTGCGTCAGCTCTCCCACGAGTACGAGGAGGCCGCGCAGATCGACGGGGCGAGCGTCTGGTACACCTTCCTGCACGTGGTCTTCCCGCTGCTGCGCCCCGTGACGGGCACCGTGGCGATCCTCTCCGGCATCCTGATCTGGAACGACTTCTTCAATCCCCTGGTCTTCCTGAGCGGCACCGGGAAGACGCCCCTGCCCGTGGCGGTGTACTCGTTCGTGGGCAACTACGCGACCCAGTGGAACTACGTCTTCGCGGCGGTGGCGATTGCGCTGGTGCCCGCGCTGCTGTTCTTCATCTTCGCCCAGCGGCAACTGATTCAGGGGTTCTCGGGCGGGGTGAAGGGGTAG